A genome region from Desulfatirhabdium butyrativorans DSM 18734 includes the following:
- a CDS encoding type II toxin-antitoxin system HicB family antitoxin: MEKYEIIIYWSEEDQVFVAEVPELPGCMAHGNTHETALNNAKDALRLWIDTALECGDPVPAPKGCRLVYA, encoded by the coding sequence ATGGAAAAGTATGAAATTATCATCTATTGGAGTGAGGAGGATCAAGTTTTTGTTGCTGAGGTACCAGAGTTGCCCGGCTGTATGGCGCATGGGAATACCCATGAAACGGCATTGAATAACGCAAAAGACGCTCTTAGATTATGGATTGATACGGCGCTGGAATGTGGCGACCCTGTCCCGGCCCCGAAGGGATGCCGTCTTGTCTATGCATAA
- a CDS encoding toxin HicA, translated as MTGKYKKLLFQVLRGVSDANISFADLRNLLLRLGFEERIQGSHHNFRKVGVEVKINLQRDDGKAKAYQVRQVRAVILRYKMGGDL; from the coding sequence ATGACCGGCAAATACAAAAAACTGCTTTTCCAGGTTTTACGCGGTGTTTCGGATGCAAATATTTCTTTTGCTGACCTGCGGAATCTACTACTGCGACTGGGGTTTGAAGAGCGGATACAGGGAAGCCATCATAACTTCAGAAAAGTGGGTGTTGAGGTGAAAATAAACCTGCAAAGGGATGATGGTAAAGCCAAGGCGTATCAGGTGCGACAGGTAAGGGCGGTTATTTTGAGATATAAGATGGGAGGGGATCTGTAG
- a CDS encoding NAD-dependent epimerase/dehydratase family protein, with protein sequence MPSCLCIRSLEHTFHHTQSLWEELRGQRVFITGGTGFFGCWLLERFLWSKDKLKLNAEVHLLARNPSVLQKKAPHIADHPLVHLQTGDVRNFEFPKGEFSHIIHAATEAGASLNNENPFLMLGMHFPLAIIFTVEQRKCFV encoded by the coding sequence ATGCCGTCTTGTCTATGCATAAGGTCGCTTGAGCATACTTTTCACCATACACAGAGCCTGTGGGAGGAGCTGCGGGGGCAACGGGTATTCATTACCGGGGGTACCGGCTTTTTCGGCTGCTGGCTGCTGGAGCGTTTCCTCTGGTCTAAGGACAAGTTGAAGCTAAATGCAGAAGTGCATCTCTTGGCCCGGAATCCATCGGTGCTTCAGAAAAAAGCCCCTCATATTGCCGACCACCCATTGGTTCACCTTCAAACCGGTGATGTCCGTAATTTTGAATTTCCGAAAGGCGAATTCTCCCATATCATTCACGCCGCAACCGAGGCTGGCGCCAGCCTGAACAACGAAAATCCGTTCTTGATGCTGGGTATGCATTTTCCATTGGCAATTATTTTTACGGTGGAACAACGAAAATGTTTTGTATAA